In the genome of Rhizobium etli 8C-3, one region contains:
- a CDS encoding efflux RND transporter periplasmic adaptor subunit yields MKRRGFIISSALVLSGLLCACSDSGNNQAGGAGVPAAAAQQAAPVGVVTLKKDTFPVTTILPGRAEAFQTADIRPQVSGIIREIAFREGSEVKKGDLLYQIEDAPYVATVEQAKAAIAKAEASVPSAQSNFDRYQRLVGSGATQIEFETAKTTLLQAHAEVESAKATLASAQIDLDHTKIVAPFDGVIDETAYNVGNVVAANQTAALTTIRQLDPIYVSLTESSTNLLRLRDALASGTVRGEGADVAFRLILEDGKEYAQKGKLDMSKQIVSETTGTFIIRVLFPNPDLVILPGMYVRATVELGAEVGYALPQLATSRDATGRLTAQFISADGKVETRVFENASPSNNSWLVTDGVKDGDQLIVSGLQSIAPGMPVTPVPMKINESGVVVAGEQAAAGNAQKPAAQ; encoded by the coding sequence ATGAAACGGCGTGGCTTCATCATTTCTTCAGCTTTGGTGCTGAGCGGATTGCTCTGTGCCTGCAGCGACAGCGGCAACAACCAGGCCGGCGGCGCCGGTGTGCCCGCAGCAGCGGCTCAGCAGGCAGCCCCGGTCGGTGTCGTGACGCTGAAGAAGGACACCTTCCCGGTCACGACGATCCTTCCGGGCCGGGCCGAGGCCTTTCAGACGGCCGACATCCGTCCGCAAGTCAGCGGCATCATCCGCGAAATCGCCTTCAGAGAAGGCAGCGAGGTGAAAAAGGGCGACCTCCTTTATCAGATCGAAGATGCGCCTTATGTCGCAACCGTCGAACAGGCCAAGGCGGCAATCGCCAAGGCCGAAGCCAGTGTGCCGAGCGCGCAGAGTAATTTCGACCGCTACCAGCGCCTTGTCGGCAGCGGCGCGACACAGATCGAATTCGAAACGGCAAAGACCACCCTTCTCCAGGCTCACGCTGAGGTCGAATCGGCCAAGGCCACCCTTGCCTCCGCGCAAATCGATCTCGACCACACGAAGATCGTCGCGCCATTCGACGGCGTCATCGACGAGACGGCCTACAACGTGGGCAACGTGGTTGCCGCCAATCAGACAGCGGCGCTGACGACGATCCGCCAGCTTGACCCGATTTATGTTTCGCTCACCGAATCGAGCACCAATCTGCTCAGGCTGCGTGATGCTTTGGCATCTGGCACGGTTCGAGGGGAAGGCGCCGATGTCGCCTTCCGGCTCATCCTGGAAGATGGCAAGGAGTACGCCCAGAAGGGCAAGCTGGATATGTCGAAGCAGATCGTCAGCGAGACAACCGGCACCTTCATCATCCGCGTGCTCTTTCCGAATCCGGATCTCGTCATCTTGCCGGGCATGTATGTTCGCGCGACCGTCGAGCTTGGCGCCGAGGTCGGCTATGCGCTGCCGCAACTCGCCACCAGCCGCGACGCGACCGGCCGTCTGACGGCGCAGTTCATCTCCGCTGATGGCAAAGTCGAGACACGTGTGTTCGAAAACGCCTCGCCCTCCAACAATTCCTGGCTCGTGACCGACGGCGTGAAGGATGGCGATCAGCTGATCGTCAGCGGCCTGCAGTCGATCGCGCCCGGCATGCCGGTTACGCCCGTCCCCATGAAGATCAATGAAAGCGGTGTGGTCGTGGCTGGCGAGCAGGCAGCAGCCGGTAACGCCCAGAAGCCGGCCGCGCAGTAG
- a CDS encoding efflux RND transporter permease subunit yields MAKFFIRRPIFAWVIAITIMLAGLLGIFTLSISQYPDIAPTTVRINATYRGASAETVEKSVTTIIEDGMTGLDDLTYMTSTSSTGSASISLTFGTSVDPDIAQVQVQNKLQLVQSQLPDDVIDAGISVTRSTSSILLVGSLVSTDGKRNSVDLGNILSNQIEDQIQRLEGVGSINIFGSGYAMRVWLDPFKLQKYQLTPSDVTSAIEAQNTQVSVGSLGAQPLVKGQQLNVTITAQSQLTTVADFERIILKVEKDGSTVRLSDVSRIEIGQESYGGSSRYNGQPSSGFAVNLAIGANAIDTAERVRSALDTIGHGLPEGVEITYPYDTTPFVELSIEKVVHTLIEAIVLVFVVLLVFLQNLRATLIPTIAVPVVLLGTFGILAATGYSINTLTMFAMVLAIGLLVDDAIVVVENVERIMSEEKLSPLEATEKSMGEITGAIVGIALVLTAVFIPMAFFGGSTGIIYRQFSITIVSAMLLSALVAIVLTPALCASMLKPVSEHRKHRVGDWFNRNFTRSTNGYVRTIGYLLKRPIRVMLVFLLVGAGCAYLFTRLPSSFLPQEDQGVLLTIVTTPPGSTTQQTQAVVEKVEKYYRENEKDSVDSVFGALGFSFNGSGQNSAIVFTKLKDFSLRTEASQHAQAIVTRALKTFFTFREAQVFALLPPAIQGLGVSSGFSMYLVDTGGHGTAALDTASKRLIQMANASGKVVALRNNNKEVEPQMRIVIDQEKIGAMGVDISAVNAMLSVIFTGRDVNDFTLNGEIKPVYVQGDAPFRMQPTDLDHWYARNSSGEMVPFSAFTRTEWVKGAPTLARFNAVSAIPLDGASAPGVSSGDAMNEMEALTAQIGGGYTVAWQGISYQERLSGSQAPMLYAISVLVVFLCLAALYESWSIPFSVIMAVPVGVLGALVAATLFGQANDVYFKVGLLTTIGLAAKNAILIVEFAKDRLETGMGLFEATLEAARLRLRPIIMTSLAFILGVVPLAVATGAGSAAQNAIGIGVLGGMLAATALGIFFVPSFFVVIRRVFSRRKKIVA; encoded by the coding sequence ATGGCCAAGTTTTTCATCCGACGCCCGATTTTTGCCTGGGTCATTGCGATTACCATCATGCTCGCAGGCTTGCTCGGCATTTTCACGCTGTCGATCTCGCAGTATCCCGACATTGCGCCCACCACGGTGCGCATCAACGCCACCTATCGCGGCGCGAGCGCTGAAACCGTCGAGAAATCGGTGACGACGATCATCGAAGACGGCATGACCGGTCTTGATGACCTCACCTACATGACTTCGACCTCGTCTACCGGTTCGGCCAGCATCTCGCTGACGTTTGGAACAAGCGTCGATCCGGACATCGCGCAGGTGCAGGTCCAGAACAAGCTGCAGCTCGTCCAATCGCAGCTTCCCGATGACGTCATCGATGCCGGCATCAGCGTCACGCGATCGACCTCCAGTATCCTGCTGGTCGGATCGCTGGTTTCGACCGATGGCAAGCGGAATTCCGTCGACCTCGGCAACATCCTGTCAAACCAGATCGAAGACCAGATACAGCGTCTCGAAGGCGTCGGCAGCATCAATATCTTCGGTTCGGGTTATGCAATGCGCGTCTGGCTCGATCCCTTCAAACTGCAGAAGTATCAGCTGACGCCAAGCGACGTGACCTCGGCCATCGAGGCCCAGAACACGCAGGTTTCCGTTGGCTCCCTCGGCGCACAGCCACTCGTCAAGGGCCAGCAGCTGAACGTCACGATCACCGCGCAGAGCCAGCTGACGACGGTCGCGGACTTCGAGCGGATCATTCTGAAAGTGGAAAAGGACGGATCGACGGTCCGCCTCAGCGACGTCTCGCGTATCGAAATTGGCCAGGAAAGCTACGGCGGCTCGTCGCGCTACAATGGCCAGCCATCGAGCGGCTTTGCCGTCAACCTTGCGATCGGCGCCAATGCCATCGACACCGCGGAGCGCGTTCGCTCAGCGCTCGACACAATCGGCCACGGCCTGCCGGAAGGCGTGGAGATTACCTATCCTTACGACACAACGCCCTTCGTCGAGCTGTCGATCGAAAAGGTCGTCCACACCCTCATCGAAGCGATCGTTCTCGTCTTCGTGGTTCTGCTCGTCTTCCTGCAGAACCTGCGCGCGACGCTGATCCCGACCATCGCCGTGCCGGTGGTCCTGCTTGGAACCTTCGGCATTTTGGCGGCAACGGGATATTCGATCAATACGCTGACGATGTTTGCCATGGTTCTCGCGATCGGCCTGCTCGTCGACGATGCTATCGTCGTTGTCGAGAACGTCGAGCGCATCATGTCGGAGGAAAAGCTGTCGCCGCTTGAGGCGACGGAGAAGTCGATGGGCGAAATCACCGGCGCCATCGTCGGCATCGCACTGGTTCTGACGGCCGTCTTCATTCCGATGGCCTTTTTCGGCGGTTCGACCGGCATCATCTACCGTCAGTTCTCGATCACCATCGTTTCGGCCATGCTGCTTTCGGCCCTCGTCGCCATCGTGCTGACGCCGGCACTTTGCGCCAGCATGCTCAAGCCGGTCTCCGAACACAGGAAGCACCGCGTCGGCGACTGGTTCAACCGCAACTTCACGCGCTCGACCAACGGCTACGTCCGCACCATCGGCTACCTGTTGAAGCGTCCGATCAGGGTGATGCTGGTGTTCCTGCTCGTCGGGGCAGGTTGCGCCTATCTGTTCACGCGCCTGCCGAGCTCGTTCCTGCCGCAAGAAGATCAGGGCGTTCTGCTGACGATCGTCACCACGCCGCCCGGATCGACGACGCAACAGACCCAGGCAGTCGTCGAGAAGGTCGAAAAGTATTATCGCGAAAACGAAAAGGATTCCGTCGATTCGGTCTTCGGCGCCCTTGGCTTCAGCTTCAACGGCTCCGGCCAAAACAGCGCGATCGTCTTTACAAAGCTCAAGGATTTTTCGCTGCGTACCGAGGCCAGTCAGCACGCGCAGGCGATCGTGACGCGGGCGCTCAAGACCTTCTTCACCTTCCGCGAAGCGCAGGTCTTCGCATTGCTGCCGCCGGCGATCCAGGGTCTCGGCGTGTCCAGCGGCTTTTCGATGTACCTCGTCGATACCGGCGGACACGGCACGGCTGCGCTCGACACCGCCTCCAAGCGGCTGATCCAGATGGCCAATGCCAGCGGCAAGGTGGTCGCCCTTCGCAACAACAACAAGGAAGTCGAGCCGCAGATGCGGATCGTCATCGACCAGGAGAAGATCGGCGCCATGGGCGTGGATATTTCCGCGGTCAATGCGATGCTCTCTGTCATCTTCACCGGCCGCGACGTCAATGACTTCACGCTGAACGGCGAGATCAAGCCAGTCTACGTGCAGGGCGATGCGCCCTTCCGGATGCAGCCGACCGATCTCGACCACTGGTATGCCCGCAACTCCTCCGGCGAAATGGTTCCCTTCTCCGCCTTCACCAGGACGGAATGGGTCAAGGGTGCCCCGACGCTTGCCCGCTTCAACGCCGTCAGCGCGATCCCGCTCGACGGGGCTTCGGCACCGGGCGTCAGCTCCGGCGATGCCATGAACGAGATGGAGGCCCTTACTGCACAGATCGGCGGCGGTTATACGGTGGCCTGGCAGGGCATATCCTATCAGGAGCGGCTCTCGGGTTCGCAGGCGCCGATGCTTTATGCAATTTCGGTGCTCGTCGTCTTCCTTTGCCTGGCGGCGCTCTACGAAAGCTGGTCGATCCCGTTCTCGGTGATCATGGCGGTGCCCGTCGGCGTGCTCGGCGCGCTTGTGGCTGCGACCCTCTTCGGACAGGCGAACGACGTCTACTTCAAGGTCGGTCTTCTGACGACGATAGGTCTCGCAGCGAAGAACGCGATTCTGATCGTCGAATTCGCCAAGGACCGGTTGGAGACCGGGATGGGTCTCTTTGAGGCGACTTTGGAAGCGGCAAGGCTTCGTTTGCGCCCGATCATCATGACATCGCTTGCCTTCATTTTGGGCGTCGTGCCTCTTGCCGTGGCCACCGGCGCGGGCTCCGCAGCCCAGAACGCCATCGGCATCGGTGTCCTCGGCGGCATGCTCGCGGCCACGGCGCTCGGGATTTTCTTTGTGCCGTCCTTCTTCGTGGTCATCCGCCGCGTCTTCTCCCGGCGCAAGAAAATTGTGGCGTGA